The DNA window AGGCGTTCCATGCGTCCCAGTTGGTGCCGAACGGCATGGGATAGTTGATGTTGAAGCCTTCGCCGGCGCCCGCGCCGCGTTCGTCGGCATGGCCGAGGAAGAATGGATATTCGACCATCGGGTCGCCATGCAGGTTGAGGACCTGCACGTCGGCGCGGTCGTAGAAGATCTCCTGCGTGCCGTTGCCATGGTGGTAGTCAACGTCGAGGATGGAGACGCGGGCTGCGCCCTGGTCGAGGAACCATTGAGCGGCGACGGCGGCGTTGTTGATGTAGCAATAGCCGCCCATGAAGCCGGCGCCGGCATGGTGGCCGGGCGGGCGGCAGAGCGCGAAGGCCGACCTTTCGCCGCCCTTGACCAGGCCGGCCGCGGTCAGCGCCACGTCGTAGGAGGACTTGATCGCCGCCCATGTGCCTTCGACGAAGGTGGCGCCGCCGTCGAACGAATAGTATCCGAGCAGGGCGTCGATGCGCTTTGGCGGCACGTCGCCGCGCAGGCCGCGCGTCGGCCAGGTGAACGGCATCGCCGAACCCTGGAAGCCGGATTCCACCCATTGCGGCCAGACCGTCGGCAGGAAGTCGATGTAGTCAGCCCTGTGGACGCGCTTGGCGGCGGCAAGGTCGTGCTCGAGCGGCAGGACGATCGGACCGAGCTTCTCGCTTTCAACCCGCGCCTTGATGAATTCGGCCCGCGAGGGCTTTTCGAAACCCGGCACGATGGCCGATGTGACCAGTTCCATCTGGCCGGCATGGCCGGCATGAAGCGGCGAATAGACAGTCTTCATGAAATTCCTCTCGAAATGCGAAATCAGTCCAGGTTGAGATAGGGGTTCACCAGAGCCAGCCACATGGCTTCGACGTCGTCCTCGATGAGGTCGAATGTCCTGCGGTCTCTCTTCAGTCCGACCAGCCGGCAGGCATGCCCGACCTCCATCATCACCAGGCCGAGCCGTTTGGCGATCTTGTCCTCGAGAGCCGGATTCACATGCCGCAGCCAGGCGGCGTAAAGCGCGACGATCTGCTCGTCATATTCGTCCTGGATAGGCCTGAGATCGGCGTTGCCTGAAATGGCCTCGATCACCGGCATCAGCGTCGCGTTCTCGAGATAGATACTGGACGTGTCGATGAAGAGCTTGCGCACTTCGCGCCGGAATTCCTCGCGATTGGTGGGCCGCGGGACCTTGATGCGCTTCTCGATCACCTGGGGAAAGGAGGACAGCCAGCGCCGGGCGAGGTCCAGAAGAATGGCTTCCTTGTTGGGAAAGTATTGATAGACCGAACCGACCGACAGGCCCGCTCGCTGCGCTATGGCGAGCGTTGTCGGCGTCCTGGTTCCTTGCTCTCGCGTCAAGATCAGCGCCGCGTCGAGAATCCGGTCGACAACCTTGCTCGACCGTTGCTGCCGCGGCTGCTTGCGCGGCTCGAGCGCTATCCTGGTCTTGCGGTCGAGACTGCGCTTCACTGCTCGATGCCCTCGTTCCCCGCCTGGTCCCAACACAGGCGCGGGGTGCTGTCCACAATACATTCTAAATTCCGCATGTTGACAAACGCGAATAATCAGTCGCATTCTTTATCCACGCTGTCCCAAGGGATAACAAGGGGAATTTCGAAGGCAGCGGACTGGCATCGTTTTTTGTTCCGTGGCGCCGCTCAGGTGGGTGGCCGGTCGTTGAGCGCAGGGTTGTCGGTCTCAGTCGGTCATCAAGAGCGCGGAGTCGCGATGTCTGTCACGGGTGCGGGTCGCAATGCGGATCTGATCGTCATCAACGGTCGTGTGCTGACCATGGACGACGACAATCCCGCAGCCGAGGCCGTGGCCGTCAAGGACGGCGCCATCATCGCCATCGGCAGCCGTGCTGTGATCGAAGAATTCAAGGGATCGACCACCAAGGTGATCGACGCCAAGGGCGGTTCGGTCCTGCCCGGTTTCATCGAAGCCCACATGCATCTGTTCTCGGGAGGCGCCGAACTCGCGCATCTTCAGCTTGGCGGTGTCCACGGCTTCGAGGCGCTGCAGAAGGCGATCCGCGACTATGCATCGACAAAGCCCAATGCCCCGATGCTGGTCGGGCAGGGTGTCGACTATACGGTGCTCGGCAGCGAGCGGGTGACGCGCCACCATCTCGACGCCATTCTGCCCGATCGCCCGTTCTGCATGGCTGCGCCCGATCATCATACGATGTGGGCCAACACCAAGGCGCTGGAGATGGCCGGCATCCTACATGGACGCGCGCTTGGTCCGGGCAATGAGATCGTCATGGGCGATGATGGCCTGGCGGCGGGCGAATTGCGCGAGGGCGAGGCCTTCGGGCCGGTGCTCGATCTTGCCGGCGAGGGCCGGGTGCGGCTGGGGCTGGCCACTGGCGGTGAGCCGGATCCGATGCCGTCGGCCGCCGAACGCGCCGCCGACCGCGACATCATGCGGCGCGGCCTCGCCTGGTGCGCGCGCCACGGCATCACCTCCATCCAGAACATGGACGGCAATCTCTACCAGCTCGAACTGCTGGCCGAGATCGACGCCGAGGAGGGCTTGCCTTGCCGCGTGCAGATCCCCTTCCACTACAAGAATTTCATGACGCTCGACATGCTCGACAAGGCGTCCGCCATGGCCGAGCGCTACAGCAGCGAGTGGCTGTCGTCGGGCATGGTCAAGGTGTTCTATGACGGCGTGCTCGATTCCTGGACGGCCGTCATGGTCGAGCCCTACGCCGACCGTCCGGACTGGGTTGGCGAGCCGCTGTTCACGCCGCGGCAATTCATCGATCTGGCCGTCGCCGTCGACAGGCGCGGGCTGCAGATCGCCGTCCACTCGATCGGCGATGGCGCGGTGCGTGCGGTGCTCGACGGCTACGAGGCGGCGCGGAAGGCCAATGGCAAGCGCGACAGCCGTCACCGCGTCGAACACATCGAGGTTACCACCACGGCTGACGTGCCGCGGTTTGCCGAACTCGGCGTCATCGCCTCGATGCAACCGCCGCATCCGCCCGGCGCGATGGATTTCCCGCTGGAGCCGACCGTGTCTCGCATCGGGCCGGCCCGCTGGCCGCTGAGCTATGCCTGGCGAACCCTGAAGAACGCCGGCGCGCACGTCGTCTTCGCCTCGGATTGGCCGGTGTCGCCGATCGACCCGATCCTGGGCATTCAGGCGGCAGTGATGCGCAAACCGTGGGCAGACAGCGATCCGGACCAGAGTTTTTCGCTGCGGGAATCGATCGCCGCCTACACGGTCGAGGGCGCCTATGCCGAATTCGCAGAGCATCGCAAAGGTGCGCTGAAATCAGGC is part of the Mesorhizobium loti genome and encodes:
- a CDS encoding amidohydrolase, with amino-acid sequence MSVTGAGRNADLIVINGRVLTMDDDNPAAEAVAVKDGAIIAIGSRAVIEEFKGSTTKVIDAKGGSVLPGFIEAHMHLFSGGAELAHLQLGGVHGFEALQKAIRDYASTKPNAPMLVGQGVDYTVLGSERVTRHHLDAILPDRPFCMAAPDHHTMWANTKALEMAGILHGRALGPGNEIVMGDDGLAAGELREGEAFGPVLDLAGEGRVRLGLATGGEPDPMPSAAERAADRDIMRRGLAWCARHGITSIQNMDGNLYQLELLAEIDAEEGLPCRVQIPFHYKNFMTLDMLDKASAMAERYSSEWLSSGMVKVFYDGVLDSWTAVMVEPYADRPDWVGEPLFTPRQFIDLAVAVDRRGLQIAVHSIGDGAVRAVLDGYEAARKANGKRDSRHRVEHIEVTTTADVPRFAELGVIASMQPPHPPGAMDFPLEPTVSRIGPARWPLSYAWRTLKNAGAHVVFASDWPVSPIDPILGIQAAVMRKPWADSDPDQSFSLRESIAAYTVEGAYAEFAEHRKGALKSGYMADLVVLSDDIEKTAPADLHKVRPVTTICGGKITYQA
- a CDS encoding TetR/AcrR family transcriptional regulator, which encodes MKRSLDRKTRIALEPRKQPRQQRSSKVVDRILDAALILTREQGTRTPTTLAIAQRAGLSVGSVYQYFPNKEAILLDLARRWLSSFPQVIEKRIKVPRPTNREEFRREVRKLFIDTSSIYLENATLMPVIEAISGNADLRPIQDEYDEQIVALYAAWLRHVNPALEDKIAKRLGLVMMEVGHACRLVGLKRDRRTFDLIEDDVEAMWLALVNPYLNLD
- a CDS encoding histone deacetylase family protein; translated protein: MKTVYSPLHAGHAGQMELVTSAIVPGFEKPSRAEFIKARVESEKLGPIVLPLEHDLAAAKRVHRADYIDFLPTVWPQWVESGFQGSAMPFTWPTRGLRGDVPPKRIDALLGYYSFDGGATFVEGTWAAIKSSYDVALTAAGLVKGGERSAFALCRPPGHHAGAGFMGGYCYINNAAVAAQWFLDQGAARVSILDVDYHHGNGTQEIFYDRADVQVLNLHGDPMVEYPFFLGHADERGAGAGEGFNINYPMPFGTNWDAWNASLEDACARLAAYAPDIVVVSLGVDTFEKDPISQFKLKSADYPKIGRRIAKLGLPTLFVQEGGYAVEEIGINAVGVLTGFEDR